In the genome of Diachasmimorpha longicaudata isolate KC_UGA_2023 chromosome 19, iyDiaLong2, whole genome shotgun sequence, one region contains:
- the LOC135171368 gene encoding uncharacterized protein LOC135171368, translated as MDSKDGDREMIAASAETLNAAAAETDVTKQEMEVPVITTETSVETPKGGPSEAAALMWSPLTAYRQEIWALDRQSPGFISALNTSATSLLNQLPEHPPRQMPPFPMEEIPPCCEEIQAPEPQHEPNLVPSQDDPPLDNVDQVEEPALPQLSILPPRVELFLNVPSPENPAQGTTPSTLESSPAPNPLPPVPENNSPNLSLSLEPTCAPIPANPSEEPIGPTHQQARSFKLPPFDMVEEETPVDVLELHAQEDILEDTPSSRAWGNLPSPSGEPSLESTPPLREPTPMETDSTESPRARPYPTTKKAVRCHRCRERGHGWPNCPSTSTHLFCIVCGAWGVDTFACPRKDPRHEEARKRLTRLGASPAEIPPPTRSSNPPRDRATVPKYPLHGEQSCSTTATRVGNTTPISPSQRQSLSTRLQRARETTTTEATPKPMAIENLDHSMSRPPARTSISTDEAAVNWASLIDDPPLESCAPTPTAPEATTSPSTDPFASLRTDDALRPTSLAIPIQRIEPTTECSSGGREDHREWNLEMREILRNHYVDPSRMPTMENIERKPPTIKIMF; from the exons ATGGACTCGAAGGACGGAGATCGAGAGATGATTGCCGCCTCGGCGGAGACTCTGAATGCCGCTGCTGCGGAGACTGACGTGACGAAGCAGGAGATGGAAGTCCCTGTAATTACTACAGAGACTTCAGTTGAAACCCCCAAAGGGGGACCTTCAGAGGCAGCAGCCCTAATGTGGTCCCCACTCACAGCATACCGTCAGGAGATTTGGGCTCTGGACAGACAAAGCCCTGGCTTTATAAGTGCCCTCAACACCTCGGCAACTTCTTTACTGAATCAGTTGCCAGAGCACCCTCCCAGACAAATGCCTCCATTCCCCATGGAGGAGATTCCACCTTGCTGCGAGGAGATCCAAGCTCCTGAACCTCAACACGAACCAAACCTGGTTCCTAGTCAGGACGATCCACCCTTGGACAACGTGGATCAAGTCGAAGAACCGGCGCTGCCCCAACTATCCATCTTGCCACCTAGAGTGGAGTTATTCCTAAACGTCCCCAGCCCTGAAAACCCTGCTCAAGGTACCACACCCAGTACGCTTGAGAGCTCACCCGCTCCCAATCCCCTACCTCCTGTCCCAGAAAATAACTCCCCTAACCTATCCCTATCCCTTGAACCTACCTGTGCCCCGATACCTGCCAACCCATCGGAGGAGCCCATAGGACCTACTCACCAACAAGCTAGGTCTTTCAAATTGCCTCCATTCGACATGGTCGAGGAGGAGACGCCAGTGGATGTCCTGGAGCTGCATGCTCAGGAAGACATTCTGGAGGATACACCTTCATCTCGAGCCTGGGGAAACCTCCCATCACCATCAGGAGAACCTTCCCTCGAGAGTACCCCTCCACTCAGAGAACCCACACCCATGGAGACCGACTCAACGGAGAGTCCCCGAGCAAGGCCATACCCGACCACCAAGAAGGCCGTGCGCTGCCACAGGTGTCGAGAGCGAGGACATGGTTGGCCCAATTGTCCAAGCACCTCCACTCACCTCTTCTGCATCGTGTGTGGAGCTTGGGGCGTTGATACGTTTGCCTGCCCTCGCAAAGACCCTCGTCATGAGGAAGCCAGGAAGAGGTTGACTCGTCTAGGGGCATCACCAGCCGAGATCCCTCCACCCACGAGGTCCAGCAACCCACCCAGAGACCGAGCCACGGTTCCCAAGTACCCGTTGCACGGAGAGCAAAGCTGCTCCACAACGGCAACTCGAGTTGGTAACACAACACCAATCTCCCCGAGTCAACGACAGTCTCTCTCCACGAGGCTTCAACGAGCCCGAGAAACCACCACCACGGAGGCTACTCCCAAACCCATGGCCATCGAGAACTTGGACCACTCCATGAGCAGACCACCTGCTAGAACATCAATATCAACCGATGAAGCGGCAGTCAACTGGGCATCCCTTATTGATGATCCACCCTTGGAGAGTTGTGCCCCAACCCCAACAGCTCCTGAAGCCACAACCTCACCCTCTACTGATCCCTTCGCCAGCCTAAGAACTGACGACGCTCTACG GCCAACCTCCTTAGCCATCCCAATACAGAGGATAGAGCCGACCACTGAATGCTCATCCGGAGGACGAGAGGACCACAGGGAGTGGAATTTAG aaatgagagaaatattgaGGAATCACTATGTTGATCCCAGCAGAATGCCCACTATGGAGAACATCGAGAGGAAGCCGCcgacgataaaaattatgttttga